From a single Oreochromis niloticus isolate F11D_XX linkage group LG3, O_niloticus_UMD_NMBU, whole genome shotgun sequence genomic region:
- the LOC109198940 gene encoding uncharacterized protein LOC109198940 translates to MEVVTRELVKIPNSVMVEGLTWTEVDNEVQSYLETHGSINRVLRIDEPNSEFHNNAIVEFTFGTALQTLAPLLPFKYKSPTRPDVTFHVCALASVYTPVVSHSATESYMSELQTIAKLTGKSFQLLLQDELTKLSSTVAATVENAPLDRSHLEGSQAPNFSSASLPQGAMQSRIAPDTTIQGAALRSAPEIQNLTKEQRPRIPSVTVSSCPNLSPSDLNPPEIQKVVVEHIVRNEEAPPHHYAASRLRVFSGRLPRPNNETDYETWRSSVELLLTDPALSDLSRSRKIVDSLLPPASDFIRHLDSQALPSAYLQLLDSAYGAVEDGDELFAKFMGTLQNAGEKPSNYLHRLQVVLNTATRRGGASADEFDRQLLKQFCRGCWDDSLIAELQLEQKVKNPPCFAELLLLLRTEEDKQANKAVRMKKHLGTSRQQPAPPKQRVWSQLQTACVCSESKAVAETNLLKKQVIELQGQMAQLTPHKKSRGKKANSNEKAIVQTNPAPEQPLAVPVPEHQPPPRPRPWYCFRCGEDGHVALRCSNEANPVLVAAKRKQFQRKRQEWETQNGSVDPHHLN, encoded by the exons ATGGAAGTAGTGACACGTGAGCTGGTAAAAATCCCTAACTCTGTCATGGTTGAAGGGTTAACCTGGACTGAGGTGGACAATGAAGTACAGAGCTATCTAGAGACTCATGGTTCTATTAACCGTGTCCTGCGTATAGATGAACCCAACTCAGAGTTCCATAACAATGCAATCGTTGAGTTCACTTTTGGTACCGCGTTACAAACGCTTGCTCCTTTGTTGCCATTTAAATACAAAAGCCCCACACGGCCTGATGTGACTTTCCACGTGTGTGCgcttgctagtgtttatacacctgtggtTAGCCATAGTGCTACTGAGAGTTACATGTCTGAGTTGCAAACCATTGCTAAGTTAACAGGGAAGTCATTTCAGCTTCTTTTACAAGATGAACTAACTAAGTTGAGCTCTACAGTTGCAGCCACAGTAGAAAATGCCCCTTTGGACAGGAGTCATCTTGAAGGAAGTCAGGCACCTAATTTCAGCTCGGCATCATTACCACAAGGTGCAATGCAATCTAGAATTGCTCCTGATACCACCATTCAAGGTGCTGCACTACGCTCAGCTCCAGAGATACAAAACCTGACCAAAGAGCAACGTCCGAGAATACCATCAGTGACGGTGAGTTCATGCCCAAATCTAAGTCCCAGTGATCTCAACCCCCCTGAGATACAAAAGGTGGTTGTGGAGCATATTGTGCGAAATGAGGAGGCGCCGCCACACCATTATGCTGCCTCACGCCTTCGAGTTTTCTCAGGCCGATTGCCGCGGCCAAATAATGAAACGGATTATGAGACCTGGCGCTCTAGTGTGGAACTTCTTTTAACAGACCCAGCATTGTCTGATTTAAGTCGCTCCAGGAAGATTGTTGACAGCTTGTTGCCCCCTGCTTCAGATTTCATTAGGCATCTTGATTCAcaa GCTTTACCTTCTGCATATTTGCAGCTTCTTGACTCAGCTTACGGTGCTGTGGAGGATGGAGATGAGCTGTTTGCTAAGTTTATGGGTACTCTGCAGAATGCTGGTGAGAAACCATCAAACTACCTTCACAGACTCCAAGTTGTGCTTAACACCGCTACAAGGAGAGGAGGGGCCTCTGCTGATGAGTTTGATAGGCAGTTGTTGAAGCAGTTTTGTAGAGGCTGCTGGGATGACTCTTTAATAGCAGAGCTCCAGCTTgaacaaaaagttaaaaaccCTCCTTGTTTTGCTGAATTATTGCTCCTGTTGCGTACTGAGGAAGACAAGCAGGCTAACAAGGCGGTACGTATGAAAAAGCACCTTGGTACTTCCAGACAACAGCCAGCCCCACCCAAACAGCGTGTTTGGTCCCAACTGCAAACTGCCTGTGTTTGCTCTGAGTCTAAGGCTGTAGCAGAAACCAACCTCCTGAAGAAACAGGTTATTGAGTTACAGGGTCAAATGGCTCAGTTAACTCCCCACAAGAAAAGCAGGGGTAAGAAAGCAAACTCAAATGAGAAGGCAATTGTGCAGACCAATCCTGCTCCTGAGCAGCCCTTGGCAGTGCCTGTTCCAGAGCACCAGCCACCTCCCAGGCCACGCCCGTGGTACTGCTTTCGGTGTGGAGAGGATGGCCATGTAGCCTTGAGATGCAGTAATGAGGCCAATCCCGTACTggtggcagcaaaaaggaagcaATTTCAAAGAAAACGGCAGGAGTGGGAGACACAGAATGGCTCTGTGGACCCACACCATTTAAACTGA